In Aequorivita sp. H23M31, a single window of DNA contains:
- a CDS encoding RES family NAD+ phosphorylase — protein sequence MKIYRLTKTQFDDDLKGTGAKLYGGRWNHIDIPCIYTAESRALSILEYSVNVNIDFIPRALSMCVFEIEEDQIYSVKEEDLPGNWKQTPAPKSTKDFGTKLLEEGHSIIKIPSIIIPTEFNYILNPFVGNTAFKFVEARDFIFDLRIKNNAK from the coding sequence ATGAAGATTTATAGGTTAACCAAAACCCAATTTGACGACGATCTGAAAGGTACAGGTGCCAAACTTTATGGCGGAAGATGGAACCATATTGACATTCCCTGTATTTATACGGCAGAAAGTCGGGCTTTATCCATTTTGGAATATTCGGTTAATGTAAATATTGATTTTATTCCACGTGCTTTGAGCATGTGTGTTTTTGAAATAGAGGAAGATCAGATTTATTCAGTTAAAGAAGAAGACCTGCCTGGAAACTGGAAACAGACACCTGCGCCAAAATCGACCAAGGATTTTGGAACAAAACTATTGGAGGAAGGTCATTCTATTATAAAGATTCCTTCTATTATCATTCCAACGGAATTTAATTACATTCTTAATCCCTTCGTAGGGAATACAGCATTTAAATTTGTAGAAGCAAGGGATTTTATTTTTGACTTGAGGATAAAGAATAATGCGAAATAA
- the parS gene encoding type II RES/Xre toxin-antitoxin system antitoxin, with product MKKSYKIPQSTDYVKEAPTSFYQGNLAVPLVDLTSYQKMQIVRDGITKSYLTKLKEETSLDYDALAQALSVTRSTLINKKNDQRFSDHVSERIVAVAELYSFGYEVFENKDNFNSWMFSPNQALSGAKPFELMDNQFGREEIRNLIGRIAHGVFS from the coding sequence ATGAAAAAGTCTTATAAAATACCCCAAAGTACCGATTATGTGAAGGAAGCTCCTACGAGCTTTTATCAGGGAAATTTAGCGGTGCCGCTCGTAGACTTAACTTCCTATCAAAAAATGCAAATTGTTCGGGATGGCATTACCAAATCCTATCTCACCAAATTAAAGGAAGAAACTTCGCTGGATTATGATGCTTTGGCCCAAGCTTTAAGCGTTACACGATCCACACTCATTAACAAAAAGAATGACCAGAGGTTTAGCGACCACGTAAGTGAGCGCATTGTCGCCGTCGCAGAACTATATTCTTTTGGCTATGAGGTTTTTGAAAACAAAGACAACTTCAATAGTTGGATGTTTTCCCCCAATCAAGCACTTTCAGGTGCCAAACCTTTTGAATTGATGGACAATCAATTTGGTCGTGAAGAAATACGAAACCTTATAGGTAGAATTGCACACGGCGTTTTTTCATAA
- a CDS encoding 3-hydroxyanthranilate 3,4-dioxygenase, producing the protein MAIKKPFNLNKWIEENRDKLKPPVGNKNLYVDSDDYIVMIVAGPNARKDYHYNETEELFYQLEGNIQVAIQENGEKQVMDLGPGDMYLNPAKTPHSPARSEGSIGLVIERKRTDLKGEDGLLWFCDNCNHKLYEVYFPLSDIETDFLEHFKHFYNSKELRTCDQCGTVMETDPRFTT; encoded by the coding sequence ATGGCTATTAAAAAACCTTTTAACCTAAATAAGTGGATCGAAGAAAATCGTGATAAGCTAAAACCACCCGTTGGTAACAAAAATCTTTATGTGGATTCGGACGATTATATCGTAATGATTGTTGCGGGTCCAAATGCTCGGAAAGATTATCACTATAACGAAACGGAAGAACTGTTTTATCAATTGGAGGGAAATATCCAGGTTGCTATCCAGGAGAACGGCGAAAAACAAGTTATGGATTTGGGTCCTGGGGATATGTATTTAAATCCTGCAAAAACTCCGCATTCCCCTGCGCGGAGTGAAGGCTCCATTGGTTTGGTCATCGAAAGAAAACGGACGGATTTAAAAGGTGAGGACGGCTTATTATGGTTCTGTGACAACTGCAATCATAAACTATATGAAGTTTATTTCCCATTAAGTGATATAGAAACCGATTTTCTAGAGCATTTTAAACACTTCTATAATAGCAAGGAACTTCGAACCTGCGATCAATGCGGAACTGTGATGGAAACAGATCCGAGATTTACAACCTAG